The genomic interval TTTCCGCTTTAAGCCACACCGCTGCCATCTCCCCGTTGTCCACCGTACTGGTATACTGCATCAGCACCATATCACCATCATTTATCAGTGCATCAATCATTGACATGCCCTTGATTTTCAAAGCATAAATTTCCTGCCTGCCCCGGATAAGGTCAGCCGTTACCTCGAGGAAATCGGCGCCCGCCGCTGCGTCCCAGGTTTCTGAACCGGGCACCGGAATCGGTTCTCCAGCCGCTATCTGCCCGATTATCGGCACCTGCACTCTTAACTGTGACAGCGAGGCCCGGCCAAGCAGTTCGATTCCACGGGATACTTCAGGGTCACGGCGTATGTGCCCTTCATTTTCCAGCACCTTCAGGTGGTAATCAACCACTGATGTTGAGCTGATGCCGCATCCGCCCTGTATATCCCTGACCGTTGGCGGATAGCCTCTTTCCTCCATAAACTGCAGGATAAAATCAACGATTTGCCGTCTTTTTGCCGATAATTGTCTTTTCATTTTCGGCTCATTTACCAGAAGAACAATTGTTCTACTTAAATTTATAATAAACGGAATAGGTTGTCAAATTAGAAGGGGGAAAATTAATAGATGGGCGCTTTTTACCGCCGCCCTGCCTGGGAAAGCACCTGTTGCTGTAACTGCATTTCCTCCAGTGCCAGCTTGTCCATCTCAAGCTGCACCGGTATGGGGTAATCGCCGGTGAAACAGGCCAGGCAAAACTGGTCTTCAGGTAAAGCCACGGCCTTCAGCAGGCCATCTATGCTGAGATAGCCCAGCGTATCTGCGCCAATATACCGGCAAATTTGCGGTATCGTCTTCTGGGCAGCTATCAATTCACTGCGGGTCGCCATGTCCACGCCGAAGAAGCAGGGATAGCGAATCGGCGGTGCACATATACGCATGTGGATTTCTTTGGCGCCGGCCCGCCTTAATTCCTTAATCACGCTCGGGGTGGTGGTGCCGCGAACGATACTGTCATCCACCACCACCAGTCTCTTGTCCTTGAGCATGTGAGGGAGTGGATTGAACTTCAGCTTCACGCCAAGGTCCCTGATGCGCTGGT from Chloroflexota bacterium carries:
- the lexA gene encoding transcriptional repressor LexA — encoded protein: MKRQLSAKRRQIVDFILQFMEERGYPPTVRDIQGGCGISSTSVVDYHLKVLENEGHIRRDPEVSRGIELLGRASLSQLRVQVPIIGQIAAGEPIPVPGSETWDAAAGADFLEVTADLIRGRQEIYALKIKGMSMIDALINDGDMVLMQYTSTVDNGEMAAVWLKAEKEVTLKKVYIEPGRVRLQPANSQMQPIYADPENVEIQGRVIAVIRQLGKPA